Proteins found in one Micromonospora sp. WMMD1082 genomic segment:
- a CDS encoding VOC family protein, which produces MGIHRLNHAVLYVGDLERSVAFYRDVLGFRRVPMTPEGFRGAAFLQAPGSTNDHDLGLFEVGASAGRSTAGRATVGLYHLAWEVDTLDELAATARRLTAAGALVGTSDHGTTKSLYGQDPDGLEFEVVWLVPADLLDDAAIAARTRIGRLDLAAEIRRYGGQTRGGVGISVPA; this is translated from the coding sequence ATGGGAATCCATCGCCTCAACCACGCCGTCCTCTACGTCGGTGACCTCGAGCGCAGCGTCGCGTTCTACCGCGACGTGCTGGGCTTCCGCCGGGTGCCGATGACCCCCGAGGGGTTCCGGGGTGCCGCCTTCCTCCAGGCGCCCGGCTCCACCAACGACCACGACCTCGGTCTCTTCGAGGTCGGCGCGAGCGCCGGCCGGTCGACCGCCGGGCGGGCCACCGTCGGCCTGTACCACCTGGCCTGGGAGGTGGACACGCTTGACGAGCTGGCCGCCACCGCCCGGCGGCTGACGGCGGCGGGCGCGCTGGTCGGCACCTCCGACCACGGCACCACCAAGAGCCTCTACGGTCAGGATCCGGACGGGCTGGAGTTCGAGGTGGTCTGGCTGGTGCCCGCCGACCTGCTGGACGACGCCGCCATCGCCGCCCGGACCAGGATCGGCCGGCTGGACCTGGCCGCCGAGATCCGGCGCTACGGCGGGCAGACCCGTGGCGGGGTCGGGATCTCGGTGCCAGCCTGA
- a CDS encoding MarR family transcriptional regulator — protein sequence MVVMTRWLDPDEQRTWRAFLAASRALMETLDRELQRDANMPHAYYEILVCLSEAPERRLRMSELADATGSSRSRLSHAVSRLEAAGWVRRDDCPTDRRGQLALLTDEGFAALAAAAPGHVEGVRRHLFDALSPAQVDQLRRISEALTDRLTRP from the coding sequence ATGGTGGTCATGACCCGCTGGCTGGACCCGGACGAGCAGCGCACCTGGCGGGCGTTCCTGGCCGCCTCCCGGGCGCTGATGGAGACGCTCGACCGGGAGCTGCAACGCGACGCCAACATGCCGCACGCCTACTACGAGATCCTGGTATGCCTCTCCGAGGCACCCGAGCGGCGGCTCCGGATGAGCGAGCTGGCCGACGCCACCGGTTCCTCGCGCAGCCGGCTCTCCCACGCCGTGTCCCGGCTGGAGGCGGCCGGCTGGGTCCGCCGCGACGACTGCCCGACCGACCGGCGCGGCCAGCTCGCCCTCCTCACCGACGAGGGCTTCGCCGCCCTGGCCGCCGCCGCGCCCGGCCATGTCGAGGGGGTACGCCGGCACCTGTTCGACGCGCTCAGTCCCGCTCAGGTCGACCAGTTACGCCGGATCAGCGAGGCATTGACCGATCGCCTGACCCGTCCCTGA
- a CDS encoding tetratricopeptide repeat protein, protein MPSGFGELTDQAHDLVSAGDLAGAQRLLADALTGADPRPANATPEIAEAAGLHARVLLALGEPQSARGWAAYAYAASTRLLGRPDPRTVAAAATLAAVLHRVGSWSRAARLYQEVIIELTASDGPESLRVLAAHADLATVEYARGQCEVARDRLQDAWELHREVYGDGHPSGIKMLARLGSMQRDCGHFVEGHDNLALAGELARQHLAPDDPLTAQVAALARAAANPGHVCTDTPPVSTADPVVPAARTPPPDDAEHLAWTAPPDEQPTPPDAPRWAAPPDDELTPPPDAPRWAATPNGQPTPPPDAPGWAAIPDEEPARPGWPDLDDADQEWRTGYRAGREQHPAEGYHPSHGYQPAEHPSAGHPSAGHPPAGAAPAVPTPRQPADGPAGPPEDWWIGPPTEQLAEPDPRPEDPETGAAHQATGPEDQATGPEDQATDTAVPPSVIGLAGPPQAPGVYRMRRVTEPAQPETPSRMRRAAEPGTPSRLLPVPVRRAAVPPPRRSNRLVPIVAAGVLVVLLGAAAVIAGVSRVDGGGDPAPPAASGAPTAAPSDAATPTTTAPEVPPVSPGAAPSGLSLRDNRDSVTLRWTYPAGGEGPVIVSGGRTGQPQNAFADLPAGSDSFVVYGLNRSLDYCFTVAVAWSTDTIARSGEVCTERR, encoded by the coding sequence GTGCCCTCCGGCTTCGGTGAACTGACTGATCAGGCGCACGACCTGGTCTCCGCCGGCGATCTCGCCGGCGCCCAACGGCTGCTCGCCGACGCGCTGACCGGCGCCGACCCGCGCCCGGCCAACGCCACGCCCGAGATTGCCGAGGCGGCCGGCCTGCATGCGCGGGTGCTGCTCGCGCTCGGCGAGCCGCAGTCGGCCCGGGGCTGGGCCGCCTACGCGTACGCCGCCAGCACCCGGCTGCTCGGCCGCCCCGATCCGCGTACGGTGGCCGCCGCGGCGACCCTGGCGGCGGTGCTGCACCGGGTGGGCAGTTGGTCGCGGGCGGCGCGGCTGTACCAGGAAGTGATCATCGAGCTGACCGCATCCGACGGGCCGGAGTCGCTGCGGGTGCTCGCCGCCCACGCCGACCTGGCCACCGTGGAGTACGCCCGAGGTCAGTGCGAGGTTGCCCGCGACCGTCTCCAGGACGCCTGGGAACTGCACCGCGAGGTGTACGGCGACGGCCACCCGAGCGGGATCAAGATGCTGGCCCGGCTCGGATCGATGCAGCGCGACTGCGGGCACTTCGTCGAGGGGCACGACAACCTGGCTCTGGCCGGTGAGTTGGCCCGCCAGCACCTCGCCCCGGACGACCCGCTGACCGCGCAGGTCGCGGCGCTGGCCCGGGCGGCGGCCAATCCAGGCCATGTCTGCACCGACACCCCGCCGGTCAGTACCGCGGACCCGGTCGTGCCGGCCGCCCGCACCCCACCGCCGGACGACGCCGAGCATCTGGCGTGGACGGCACCACCGGACGAGCAGCCGACGCCGCCCGACGCCCCGAGATGGGCGGCACCACCGGACGATGAACTGACGCCGCCGCCCGACGCCCCGAGATGGGCCGCGACACCGAACGGGCAGCCGACGCCGCCGCCCGACGCCCCGGGATGGGCGGCGATACCGGACGAGGAGCCGGCACGGCCGGGCTGGCCCGATCTGGACGACGCCGATCAGGAGTGGCGGACGGGGTACCGCGCCGGTCGGGAGCAGCATCCCGCGGAGGGTTACCACCCGAGCCACGGGTACCAGCCGGCCGAGCACCCATCCGCTGGGCACCCATCCGCCGGGCACCCGCCGGCCGGTGCGGCGCCGGCGGTGCCCACGCCACGGCAGCCGGCGGACGGCCCGGCCGGGCCGCCGGAGGACTGGTGGATCGGCCCTCCGACCGAGCAGCTGGCCGAGCCGGATCCGCGCCCCGAGGACCCGGAGACCGGTGCGGCGCACCAGGCGACCGGTCCGGAGGACCAGGCGACCGGTCCGGAGGACCAGGCGACCGACACGGCCGTGCCGCCGAGCGTGATCGGACTGGCCGGCCCGCCGCAGGCTCCCGGGGTGTACCGGATGCGCCGGGTCACCGAGCCGGCGCAACCGGAGACGCCGTCACGGATGCGCCGGGCGGCCGAGCCGGGGACACCGTCACGCCTGCTGCCGGTGCCGGTACGCCGTGCCGCCGTACCGCCGCCCCGGCGGTCGAACCGGCTGGTGCCGATCGTCGCGGCGGGGGTCCTCGTGGTGCTCCTCGGCGCCGCGGCGGTCATCGCCGGGGTGTCCCGCGTCGACGGCGGCGGCGACCCGGCACCCCCGGCCGCGAGCGGCGCACCGACCGCCGCACCGAGCGACGCGGCGACCCCGACGACCACGGCCCCCGAGGTGCCTCCCGTCTCCCCCGGCGCCGCGCCGAGCGGGCTGTCGCTGCGCGACAACCGGGACAGCGTGACCTTGCGGTGGACCTATCCGGCCGGCGGGGAAGGGCCGGTGATCGTCTCCGGCGGCCGGACCGGGCAGCCGCAGAACGCCTTCGCCGACCTGCCCGCCGGCAGCGACAGCTTCGTCGTCTACGGCCTCAACCGCAGCCTCGACTACTGCTTCACGGTGGCGGTCGCCTGGTCCACCGACACCATCGCCCGCTCCGGCGAGGTCTGCACCGAGCGTCGCTGA